A window of Acidobacteriota bacterium contains these coding sequences:
- a CDS encoding sucrose-6-phosphate hydrolase, which translates to MARIYENEMAKFPETFAWATQTDIRPIRTVIQSASQLPLRAIGSGGSLTTAHALCYFHQLYTRQIAAVATPIEAICDPLNSGVSHWLLSAGGNNVDVLAAARILIRREPCQIAVLCGRVESRLEMLCRAHPFADFLLFPTPTGKDGFLATNSLLGFTALIARAYMEEFDSKEQWKVTAGLVRTTVSPLSRISEEWQRQTIPLWKRPTTLVLYGPSTRIGAIDLESKFTEAAIGNIQIADYRNFAHGRHHWLAKCGQFSAVMAFVTDADRPLAERTLDLIPAEIPQARLTLPGNSSASALLSLVAALKICGWAGKSRGIDPGRPGVPEFGRKLYRLALPSAQESLEKRLPARDLAAISRKSGMPLDRLRDTGELVHWKTCLDTFRTRLLNRRFAGVVLDYDGTLIEARDRLRPPKYEVGKELVRLLEEGAWIGIATGRGASVRRDLQTCLPCSLWKRVIVGYYNGAEIAELCDDDVPDSGETPCDSLTSIAAAFRSTPELSRWVKQTDRRFQITLEPTHTRSLNRFWEIVLQIFMAIEASDLRVFRSSHSIDVVAGGVSKTNVLNKLRGKVGSTPLLAIGDQGRWPGNDFELLRGPYSLSVNECSTDPETCWNLAQPGQRGPIVAVDYISRLKSANGDFCFEARALQ; encoded by the coding sequence ATGGCAAGAATCTACGAAAATGAAATGGCGAAGTTCCCGGAGACGTTCGCTTGGGCGACTCAAACTGACATTCGTCCGATTCGAACGGTTATCCAGAGTGCGAGCCAATTGCCATTACGGGCGATCGGTTCCGGTGGATCGCTTACAACAGCTCATGCTCTTTGCTATTTCCATCAACTCTATACCCGACAAATTGCAGCGGTTGCTACTCCGATAGAGGCCATCTGTGACCCACTAAATTCTGGAGTCTCACACTGGCTTTTGTCCGCTGGCGGGAACAACGTTGACGTTCTCGCTGCGGCGCGAATACTGATCCGGCGCGAACCGTGTCAGATTGCTGTGCTGTGTGGACGTGTTGAAAGTCGTCTGGAGATGCTTTGCCGAGCTCACCCATTCGCGGATTTCTTGCTCTTTCCGACACCAACAGGCAAAGATGGCTTTCTTGCTACGAATTCATTGCTCGGGTTCACGGCACTGATCGCACGTGCTTACATGGAGGAGTTCGATTCCAAGGAACAATGGAAGGTAACGGCAGGTCTTGTTCGAACAACCGTCTCACCGTTATCGAGAATTTCCGAAGAATGGCAAAGGCAAACGATACCGCTTTGGAAGCGGCCCACGACTCTAGTTCTTTACGGGCCTTCAACACGGATCGGAGCTATCGATCTCGAATCCAAGTTTACGGAGGCTGCGATCGGAAATATTCAAATTGCAGACTACCGAAATTTTGCGCATGGACGGCATCACTGGCTTGCGAAGTGCGGACAGTTTAGCGCCGTAATGGCCTTCGTAACGGATGCGGATCGTCCACTCGCAGAACGGACGCTTGACTTGATCCCGGCTGAGATTCCGCAGGCTCGACTGACATTACCAGGCAATTCAAGTGCATCGGCACTGCTCTCGCTTGTTGCCGCACTAAAAATCTGTGGTTGGGCGGGAAAATCACGGGGGATTGATCCTGGGCGTCCAGGTGTGCCGGAATTCGGGCGGAAACTCTACAGGTTGGCACTGCCGAGCGCACAAGAATCCTTGGAAAAACGTTTACCTGCGCGCGACCTCGCCGCCATTTCGCGAAAGAGCGGTATGCCACTGGACCGTCTCAGGGACACAGGCGAACTGGTACATTGGAAAACTTGTCTTGACACGTTCCGTACTCGCCTTCTCAATAGGCGTTTCGCTGGTGTCGTGTTGGACTATGATGGCACGCTCATAGAGGCTCGTGATCGCTTGCGGCCACCAAAATATGAAGTAGGTAAGGAACTCGTTCGACTTCTAGAGGAGGGAGCTTGGATTGGCATAGCAACGGGTCGTGGTGCATCCGTGAGACGTGACCTCCAAACGTGCCTCCCTTGCTCGCTCTGGAAACGGGTCATTGTGGGTTATTACAATGGAGCTGAGATTGCGGAATTGTGCGACGACGATGTTCCAGATAGCGGCGAAACACCTTGTGACAGCCTGACCAGCATTGCGGCGGCCTTCCGGTCAACACCCGAGCTGAGCCGATGGGTGAAACAGACTGATCGCCGTTTCCAGATCACGCTGGAACCAACGCACACTAGATCATTGAACCGTTTTTGGGAAATTGTTCTGCAAATTTTTATGGCTATTGAAGCGTCGGATTTGCGCGTGTTCCGTTCAAGCCACTCAATCGACGTAGTCGCTGGTGGCGTTTCTAAAACTAATGTCTTGAATAAACTTCGGGGCAAAGTCGGTAGTACACCTTTACTTGCTATAGGAGATCAGGGCCGCTGGCCAGGTAACGATTTTGAATTGTTGCGCGGGCCTTATTCACTAAGTGTGAACGAATGCAGTACTGACCCCGAAACTTGCTGGAATCTCGCACAACCTGGACAGCGTGGCCCCATTGTTGCCGTCGACTACATTAGCAGATTGAAGAGTGCAAATGGTGACTTCTGTTTTGAGGCTAGGGCCCTCCAATGA
- a CDS encoding helix-turn-helix transcriptional regulator — MSKVVDLHKKWSEDTEYRKAYDRLGPELEISRSLIEARTRAKLTQAELAQRMNTTQSVVARLESGRTRPSTRTLDKIAQATKTRLRISFDPA; from the coding sequence ATGAGCAAGGTGGTCGATCTACATAAGAAGTGGAGCGAGGATACGGAATACCGTAAAGCCTACGACCGACTTGGCCCGGAACTTGAGATCTCCCGCTCCCTCATTGAGGCCCGTACACGCGCAAAGCTCACTCAAGCAGAACTTGCCCAACGAATGAATACAACGCAATCCGTCGTGGCTCGCCTAGAGAGTGGCCGCACCCGACCATCAACAAGAACCTTGGACAAAATCGCGCAGGCAACCAAGACTCGCCTGCGGATCAGCTTCGATCCCGCGTGA
- a CDS encoding type II toxin-antitoxin system RelE/ParE family toxin has protein sequence MDKELHSLPVVLRVRFLRIYELTESTALERMSGPHFKHLTGLLWEIGVNGRSGIARAVYVSSKGIRGVAVSVIVKKTVSTP, from the coding sequence GTGGACAAGGAACTTCATTCGTTGCCGGTCGTTTTGCGGGTGAGATTTTTACGAATCTACGAATTGACAGAGTCAACCGCCCTCGAAAGGATGAGTGGTCCGCATTTCAAGCATTTAACTGGCCTTCTATGGGAAATAGGAGTGAACGGCCGGAGTGGAATAGCGCGAGCCGTGTATGTTTCCTCCAAGGGAATACGTGGCGTGGCGGTGAGTGTTATCGTGAAGAAGACCGTAAGTACACCCTGA
- a CDS encoding TAXI family TRAP transporter solute-binding subunit: MKTIRRILLIVSTALLAFAVSLPATAPAGKRMVFGGGPAGGTFQIVANAIQTFGPIKESPDYTIKAQSSAGSLENLRKIDRGRMQFGVVYSGHVYLGRHGQLKNDGRTYQDVLAVASLYGAPAQLVVRKGSGIRGVRDLAGRKVGVGNAGSGAFANCELFFSHMGIWHGIERNAMGYNDAAAAFGNRQLDAFWLFTALPSGAVMLAAQTNDIALVDLAAEAKKSGFFDKYPYFSTGAIPAGTYRGVDRAVSSFQDSALWVANARVPADVVYDLLSKVYTEAGLAYLRSQKETFKHMSVRNGIKGVVTPLHPGAERFWEGQGLF; the protein is encoded by the coding sequence ATGAAAACCATTCGCCGAATCCTTCTGATCGTCAGCACGGCACTGCTGGCGTTCGCCGTCTCCCTGCCCGCCACCGCCCCGGCCGGCAAGCGCATGGTGTTTGGGGGCGGTCCGGCGGGAGGCACATTCCAGATCGTGGCCAATGCCATTCAGACCTTCGGCCCGATCAAGGAGTCGCCGGACTACACCATCAAGGCCCAATCCTCTGCCGGGTCGCTGGAGAACCTGCGCAAGATCGATCGGGGCAGGATGCAGTTCGGGGTGGTCTACTCCGGGCATGTCTACCTGGGGCGCCATGGCCAACTGAAAAATGACGGTCGCACCTACCAGGACGTGCTCGCGGTCGCTTCCCTGTACGGAGCGCCGGCGCAACTGGTGGTGCGCAAGGGATCGGGAATCCGGGGTGTCAGGGATCTGGCCGGCAGGAAGGTCGGCGTGGGGAACGCGGGCTCCGGCGCCTTCGCCAACTGCGAGCTGTTCTTTAGCCACATGGGGATTTGGCACGGGATCGAGCGCAACGCCATGGGCTACAACGATGCGGCCGCCGCTTTCGGCAACCGCCAACTGGACGCCTTTTGGCTGTTCACCGCCCTCCCCAGCGGCGCCGTGATGCTGGCGGCCCAGACGAACGATATTGCCCTGGTCGATCTGGCAGCGGAGGCCAAGAAGAGTGGCTTCTTCGACAAGTATCCCTACTTCTCAACGGGTGCCATTCCCGCCGGCACCTATCGGGGCGTCGATCGAGCGGTTTCATCGTTTCAGGACTCCGCGCTCTGGGTAGCCAACGCCAGGGTCCCGGCCGACGTGGTCTACGACCTGCTCTCCAAGGTTTACACCGAAGCGGGGCTCGCTTACCTGCGAAGCCAGAAAGAGACCTTCAAGCACATGAGCGTCCGGAACGGGATCAAGGGTGTGGTGACTCCTCTCCACCCCGGTGCGGAAAGGTTCTGGGAGGGGCAGGGCCTTTTCTGA
- a CDS encoding TRAP transporter fused permease subunit, with the protein MFEKLNRVERWIFDILSLALVVFYSYSAVLDPAATQFHRGIYIVITYVLVFLLYRSKSGLGRSVDYLLIAGSVVCIGYWMWNFEAINYRVGAETDLDQWIAMAGVLLGIELARRVVGNAFVILAAVMLIYGVYGDYAPEIISHAGDTFPELCTSIFYKSDGVFGIMANVLATYVILFVIFGAFLEASGAQRFFVDFPLAAVGHRIGGPAKVSVIASGLFGSISGSAIANTVSTGSFTIPMMKKAGFKPHVAGGIESAASIGGMFMPPIMGAGGFIMAELTGEPYSTIMLVAVFPALMYFFSVFVMAHYEARRHGIRGDKSPVGAGQIFRQGWFYSLPLGVITVLMLAGYSPGYAAILGLVACIGVSWLRRDTRIGPKRFLEAARTGAQNSLKIGATVGVIGIIIGVLTYSGLVLTFADIVIALADGKLWLTILLIALASLILGMGVPVTAAYLITAVVAVPPLTELGVSPIAAHMIVYWLSQDSNITPPVCIAAFTGAAIAKANMWKTAFSAFKFAKFLYLAPFLFGYVPAFSLEGSTYDIAVAFLLIAVGTWGYARLLSAIRLEGFSFRSVDS; encoded by the coding sequence ATGTTCGAGAAGCTGAACCGGGTCGAGCGATGGATCTTCGATATCCTCTCGCTGGCCCTGGTGGTCTTCTACTCCTACTCCGCCGTCCTTGATCCTGCCGCAACCCAGTTTCACCGCGGAATCTACATCGTCATCACCTACGTCCTGGTGTTCCTCCTCTACCGGTCGAAATCCGGCCTGGGAAGATCAGTCGACTATCTGCTGATCGCCGGGTCCGTCGTCTGCATCGGCTACTGGATGTGGAACTTCGAGGCCATCAACTACCGGGTCGGCGCCGAAACCGACCTGGATCAGTGGATCGCCATGGCGGGGGTTCTGCTGGGAATCGAACTGGCGCGGCGGGTGGTGGGGAACGCCTTCGTCATCCTAGCCGCCGTCATGCTGATCTACGGTGTTTACGGGGACTACGCACCCGAGATCATCTCTCATGCCGGCGACACCTTCCCCGAACTCTGCACCAGCATCTTCTACAAGAGCGACGGCGTATTCGGCATCATGGCCAACGTCCTGGCCACCTACGTGATCCTGTTCGTCATTTTCGGAGCCTTTCTGGAAGCCAGCGGAGCCCAGCGCTTTTTCGTCGACTTTCCGCTGGCGGCGGTGGGGCACAGAATCGGCGGACCGGCCAAGGTGTCGGTGATCGCAAGCGGCCTGTTCGGGTCCATTTCCGGCAGCGCCATCGCCAACACGGTTTCCACCGGCAGCTTCACCATCCCCATGATGAAGAAAGCCGGCTTCAAGCCGCATGTGGCTGGCGGCATCGAGTCGGCGGCTTCCATCGGCGGCATGTTCATGCCCCCCATCATGGGCGCGGGCGGCTTCATCATGGCCGAGCTCACCGGCGAGCCCTACTCCACCATCATGCTGGTGGCCGTCTTTCCGGCCCTGATGTACTTCTTCAGCGTCTTCGTGATGGCGCACTACGAGGCCAGGCGCCATGGTATCCGGGGCGATAAGTCGCCGGTTGGCGCCGGGCAGATCTTCAGGCAGGGCTGGTTCTACAGCCTGCCTCTGGGAGTCATCACGGTGCTGATGCTGGCGGGCTATTCCCCGGGTTATGCAGCCATCCTGGGGCTGGTCGCCTGTATCGGGGTGAGTTGGCTGCGCAGAGACACCAGGATCGGTCCCAAACGCTTCCTGGAGGCTGCGCGCACGGGAGCCCAAAACAGTCTCAAGATCGGCGCCACCGTGGGCGTCATCGGCATCATCATTGGCGTGCTGACCTACAGCGGGCTGGTGCTCACCTTCGCCGATATCGTGATCGCGCTGGCGGACGGCAAGCTCTGGCTGACCATTCTGCTCATCGCACTGGCCTCGCTGATCCTGGGCATGGGAGTGCCGGTCACCGCCGCCTACCTGATCACCGCGGTGGTGGCCGTGCCTCCCCTGACCGAACTGGGCGTCAGCCCGATCGCGGCCCACATGATCGTCTACTGGCTGTCCCAGGATTCCAACATCACCCCGCCGGTATGCATTGCGGCCTTCACCGGAGCCGCCATCGCCAAGGCCAACATGTGGAAGACCGCCTTTTCCGCCTTCAAGTTCGCCAAGTTTCTCTACCTGGCGCCGTTTCTGTTCGGCTACGTTCCTGCCTTCTCCCTGGAGGGAAGCACCTACGACATCGCGGTCGCCTTCCTGCTGATCGCCGTCGGAACCTGGGGCTATGCCCGGCTGCTGAGCGCGATCAGGCTCGAAGGGTTCAGCTTTCGGTCAGTGGATAGCTGA
- a CDS encoding DUF1761 domain-containing protein — MHDVNLLAVLVAAIVPMIVGFLWYGPLFSKRWLALMETTEEEIRKNFNPWKTHGASFVLALVTAFILAQLFAQMGGPESVSSMAGSAGNAMVGVHLALMALIAFVLPVSYQSWAYEGRKAGLFWLNLGYNGVSLMGQAVVIAVWS, encoded by the coding sequence ATGCATGATGTCAATTTACTGGCGGTGCTGGTGGCCGCAATCGTTCCCATGATTGTCGGCTTCCTTTGGTACGGCCCGCTGTTCAGCAAGCGGTGGCTGGCACTCATGGAGACCACCGAAGAGGAGATCCGGAAGAATTTCAATCCGTGGAAGACCCACGGAGCCAGCTTCGTTCTGGCGCTGGTCACGGCCTTCATCCTTGCGCAGCTCTTCGCGCAGATGGGTGGACCCGAGAGCGTCTCCTCGATGGCCGGCAGCGCCGGCAACGCCATGGTGGGCGTCCACCTGGCGCTGATGGCCCTCATCGCGTTCGTTCTGCCGGTCTCCTACCAGTCCTGGGCCTACGAGGGCCGCAAGGCGGGACTCTTCTGGCTCAACCTGGGCTACAACGGGGTGTCCCTGATGGGGCAGGCCGTGGTCATCGCCGTCTGGAGTTGA
- a CDS encoding methyltransferase domain-containing protein, with protein sequence MRPETHTRLKSEEPYLLGTDPEEGRRLQTQHRLWAEAARDLWDRAGFGTGAHLLDLGCGPGFAALELAARVGPEGGVLAVDESPRFIDALVREAGRRGIDQLTARVERAQGLQLETGSLDGAFARWIFCFLRDPAPVIERVVSGLRPGGRLVIWDYLNYRATTLQPRSAVFDRVLAAVKESWKPTGGDLDVGARLPGLVVKSGCRLLDLVPLVKFIRPGTRFWDWPTQFFFGYVPRLVEAGLLTEADRCAFEAEWRAREQDPGTFLSSPPMIGIVAEKT encoded by the coding sequence ATGAGACCGGAAACGCATACTCGCCTCAAGTCGGAAGAACCCTATCTGCTCGGCACCGATCCGGAGGAGGGCAGACGCCTCCAGACGCAGCACCGCTTGTGGGCGGAGGCAGCGCGTGACCTCTGGGACCGCGCCGGGTTCGGGACGGGTGCGCATCTGCTGGATCTTGGCTGCGGACCGGGATTCGCTGCTCTTGAACTGGCGGCCCGGGTTGGTCCCGAAGGCGGGGTTCTCGCCGTAGACGAGTCGCCGCGCTTCATCGACGCTCTGGTCCGAGAAGCGGGCCGTCGCGGGATCGACCAGCTCACGGCACGGGTGGAGAGGGCCCAGGGTCTGCAACTGGAGACCGGCTCGCTGGACGGTGCCTTTGCGCGCTGGATCTTCTGCTTTCTGCGGGACCCCGCCCCGGTCATCGAACGGGTTGTGTCGGGACTGCGTCCGGGCGGCCGCCTGGTGATCTGGGACTACCTGAACTACCGCGCCACCACCCTGCAGCCGCGGAGCGCGGTGTTCGATCGCGTGCTGGCGGCGGTCAAGGAAAGCTGGAAACCCACCGGCGGCGATCTGGACGTGGGCGCTCGTTTGCCGGGGTTGGTTGTGAAGTCAGGGTGCCGCCTGCTCGACCTGGTTCCCCTCGTAAAGTTCATCAGACCCGGCACCAGGTTCTGGGACTGGCCGACGCAGTTCTTTTTCGGCTACGTGCCGCGCCTGGTCGAAGCCGGCTTGTTGACGGAGGCGGATCGATGCGCCTTCGAAGCCGAGTGGCGCGCTCGCGAACAGGATCCGGGCACGTTCCTGTCGTCGCCGCCCATGATCGGGATCGTCGCCGAGAAGACGTGA
- a CDS encoding PhzF family phenazine biosynthesis protein codes for MLTITQVDAFTSEPFGGNPAAVCLLPVPADEGWMQRVAREMNLPETAFLVERNDGSFDLRWFTPAVEVDLCGHATLASAHVLWEEEHLAPDTPAVFHTRSGRLSAILRDGWIEMDFPAEPDRPASVPDGLVDALGADPIYVGRNRFDYLVEVDSEATVRRLAPDIRRLGNVATCRGIIVTAWAETDGIDFVSRYFAPSAGIDEDPVTGSTHCCLAPYWRRRLGRTTFTAWQASARGGLVKVEVRGDRVALSGQAVTIMRCELLV; via the coding sequence ATGTTGACGATAACGCAGGTGGACGCCTTCACCAGCGAACCATTCGGCGGCAACCCGGCCGCCGTCTGCTTGCTGCCCGTTCCCGCCGACGAGGGATGGATGCAACGGGTCGCGCGCGAGATGAACCTGCCGGAAACCGCCTTCCTGGTGGAGCGCAACGACGGTTCGTTCGACTTGCGCTGGTTTACGCCGGCCGTCGAGGTGGACCTGTGCGGCCACGCGACGCTGGCGAGCGCTCACGTGCTGTGGGAGGAGGAACACCTGGCCCCGGACACGCCGGCTGTCTTCCACACCCGGTCCGGCCGATTGTCGGCGATCCTGCGCGATGGATGGATCGAGATGGACTTCCCCGCGGAGCCGGACCGGCCGGCATCCGTTCCCGACGGCCTGGTCGACGCCCTCGGGGCCGATCCGATCTATGTTGGGCGAAACCGCTTCGACTACCTCGTGGAGGTCGACTCGGAGGCGACAGTGCGGCGGCTCGCGCCTGACATCAGGCGGCTCGGAAACGTTGCTACCTGCCGAGGCATCATCGTCACCGCGTGGGCCGAAACCGACGGCATCGACTTCGTGTCGCGCTACTTCGCCCCGAGTGCCGGCATCGACGAGGATCCGGTGACCGGATCGACCCACTGCTGCCTGGCACCCTACTGGCGACGCCGCCTCGGCAGGACCACGTTTACAGCGTGGCAAGCCTCCGCTCGTGGCGGCCTCGTCAAGGTGGAAGTTCGCGGGGACCGTGTAGCCCTCTCCGGCCAAGCCGTCACGATCATGCGTTGCGAGCTGCTGGTGTGA
- a CDS encoding tyrosine-type recombinase/integrase, with product MPTARLTDRLLKNLKTEQSVEEFWDQSFPGSFGVRVRKSGRKTFVFLYRTEGRRRRMKLGVYPALSLAGARDQAFKFLGAVQRGEDPAEKRTQERGAGTFEELAELYLERHARPLKKPASIKEDTRILNTYLLPVWARRRFRSITRSDVIFLLDNIQFNRQAPVMANRVKALTSTIFNFALRKALVPVTFANPCTHIALPYKETSRDRVLSDDEIQALWKDLENHAEPTASIFRLLLLIGQRPGETKVMRWRDLDDNHIWTIPATVTKTTREHRVPLSTQAVAVIEELRPFSGDSEFVFASPKGGHIRWLQKMSQQIQKNTGSHFRPHDLRRTCATNLSKLGIGDVTIARILNHSWPLRQMTAVYNRWDKLPEMGRALQIWGEHLEQLVTANRVPMCCPNVLRI from the coding sequence ATGCCCACTGCAAGACTGACAGACCGGCTACTGAAGAACCTGAAAACAGAACAATCTGTAGAGGAATTCTGGGATCAATCATTCCCCGGATCGTTCGGAGTGCGGGTAAGAAAGAGCGGTCGCAAGACCTTTGTATTTCTTTACCGAACTGAGGGTCGTCGACGACGGATGAAGTTAGGTGTATACCCCGCACTTTCTCTTGCTGGAGCCAGGGATCAGGCGTTCAAATTTCTGGGCGCAGTCCAGCGGGGAGAAGACCCGGCGGAGAAACGTACACAAGAACGCGGGGCCGGAACATTTGAGGAGCTGGCCGAGTTGTATCTGGAGAGGCACGCTAGACCACTAAAGAAGCCGGCTAGCATTAAGGAAGATACCCGCATCTTAAACACCTACTTACTGCCGGTCTGGGCCCGGAGAAGGTTTCGGTCGATCACACGCTCTGACGTCATTTTTCTTCTAGACAACATCCAATTCAATCGTCAGGCTCCGGTCATGGCCAACCGAGTCAAAGCGCTGACTTCCACGATATTCAATTTTGCGTTAAGAAAGGCCTTGGTGCCGGTGACATTTGCCAATCCCTGTACTCACATAGCGTTGCCTTACAAGGAAACGAGTCGTGACCGCGTGCTTAGCGACGATGAAATCCAAGCGCTGTGGAAAGATTTAGAAAACCACGCAGAACCCACCGCTTCAATCTTTCGGCTATTATTGTTGATCGGCCAGCGACCGGGTGAAACGAAGGTCATGCGGTGGCGTGACTTAGACGACAATCACATTTGGACCATTCCAGCAACCGTGACCAAAACCACGAGGGAACATAGGGTTCCCCTGTCAACGCAAGCGGTCGCTGTCATCGAGGAACTACGCCCCTTCAGCGGGGACTCGGAATTTGTCTTTGCGTCTCCCAAGGGTGGACACATACGTTGGCTTCAAAAAATGAGTCAACAGATCCAAAAGAACACGGGTTCCCATTTTCGACCCCACGATTTGCGCAGAACCTGTGCAACCAACTTGAGCAAGCTCGGAATTGGTGATGTCACCATTGCCAGGATCCTGAATCACTCGTGGCCATTGCGGCAAATGACGGCCGTGTACAACCGGTGGGATAAGCTACCAGAGATGGGCCGCGCATTACAGATATGGGGAGAACATCTTGAGCAGTTAGTCACGGCAAACAGAGTACCAATGTGTTGTCCCAATGTGTTGAGAATATGA
- a CDS encoding TIGR04255 family protein, which translates to MEPASLAWSSVAQPTTLKRPPITEALVDLRATIPGDLESFSALARQLHNRFPHLQENRQFEGKLEFEGGDVRSHVSPPAFAGIFAANEEKTIYVQFRPDGFTLNNVVKTAGSYIGGDQLIGEALDLWRWLVERTEITGVSRVGLYYLNQLDGLPLKPGERTNLYFRNPPTLPPGSPQTIKGFLSQITAYDQDRKANVIVIQQVKPPPKKGEIPPVRIAVDVFQIGAFPVDTATLGGILGSLRELKNEIFFSLLTDRAVRHYQ; encoded by the coding sequence ATGGAACCAGCATCGCTGGCTTGGAGTAGCGTGGCGCAGCCAACTACCCTCAAACGTCCTCCCATCACCGAAGCGCTTGTGGATCTTCGGGCGACCATTCCTGGAGATCTTGAGTCGTTTAGCGCTCTCGCCCGGCAGTTGCATAACAGATTCCCTCACCTACAGGAGAATCGTCAATTCGAGGGTAAGCTGGAATTTGAAGGTGGTGACGTGCGATCCCACGTTAGCCCTCCAGCGTTTGCGGGCATTTTTGCGGCGAACGAGGAGAAAACGATCTATGTGCAGTTTCGTCCCGACGGATTTACTCTGAACAATGTAGTGAAAACCGCAGGAAGCTACATCGGCGGCGATCAGCTTATTGGCGAAGCACTTGATCTCTGGAGGTGGTTGGTTGAACGGACGGAGATTACGGGTGTATCGCGCGTAGGTCTTTACTACCTCAATCAACTGGATGGATTGCCGCTAAAGCCAGGTGAGAGAACTAATCTGTATTTCCGCAATCCTCCCACGCTTCCCCCAGGCTCACCCCAAACAATCAAGGGGTTCCTTTCACAGATCACGGCCTATGATCAAGATCGAAAAGCCAATGTGATCGTGATTCAACAGGTTAAGCCACCCCCCAAAAAAGGCGAAATCCCTCCGGTCAGAATTGCCGTAGACGTGTTTCAGATAGGAGCTTTCCCCGTGGATACGGCTACATTGGGGGGCATCCTTGGTTCTCTCCGAGAGCTAAAGAACGAGATCTTCTTCTCGCTTCTCACAGATAGAGCAGTGAGGCACTACCAATGA